From a single Muntiacus reevesi chromosome 14, mMunRee1.1, whole genome shotgun sequence genomic region:
- the LOC136146496 gene encoding small ribosomal subunit protein uS8-like, whose product MKVLADALRSISNAKKRGKCQVLIRLCSKVIIRFLTVTMKHGYIGEFEIIDDHRAGKIVVNLTGSLNKCGVISPRFDVHLKDLVKWQNNLLPSRQFDFTVLTTSAGITDHEEARRKHTGGKILGFFF is encoded by the coding sequence ATGAAAGTCCTGGCTGATGCTCTCAGGAGTATCAGCAATGCCAAAAAGAGAGGCAAATGCCAGGTCCTTATTAGGCTGTGCTCCAAAGTCATCATCAGGTTTCTAACAGTGACGATGAAGCATGGTTACATTGGCGAATTTGAAATCATTGATGATCACAGGGCTGGGAAGATTGTTGTGAACCTCACAGGCAGTCTAAATAAGTGTGGAGTGATCAGCCCCAGATTTGATGTGCACCTCAAAGATCTAGTAAAATGGCAGAATAACCTGCTCCCATCCCGTCAGTTTGATTTCACTGTACTGACAACCTCAGCTGGCATCACGGACCATGAAGAAGCAAGACGAAAACATACAGGAGGGAAAATCCTTGGGTTCTTTTTCTAG